The window TGAGATCCATCAGCGGGCTGGTACCCTTTAATATCAGATTCAGGGGCGCATTTTCGCAATTTCCGCCAAGTATCCCGGTGCTCGGGACGATATAGACTTTTGATCGTTGCAAATGCACGGAAGCATGGCTACATAGTGGCCCAGCCTAATAAGGCCGGATCATCCCTTCGAATCCCATCTCACGGCGGTATTAGGCAACGGCAAATCGGGTCTGAGCGTGTTGCGTGCCTGACATGATAATCAAGTTTATAGTGATAATATTTGCCGGGATGGAATAAGCCGACTAGGATGGAATGAGCAGCAGCTTCCTTATTGAAGCGCGGGGGGTGGCATGCCGCCGCGGATATACTGACCCCTTGCAGGACTCCGGGTGGGCCATCCCATGTTCCCCACAGCCTCGGCCACTGCCGTCACTTGTAAGCGCTGTCAGCCAACTCCTTCGGCTTTGTCAGAATGGACATGGAAGTGGAGAGCTTCCAATGCGCACCACTAGAAACCTGACAGGAGGCTACCACAATTGCAACGTCTGTGGAGCGGGCTTCGAATCCGGGCCGATGTTGAGAAGCACGGGAGCTGCTCCGAGTGAGCGTCAAAGGACAGTGCGACGGAAGAATTAACGATTGGTCAACGGGATCGTGATTGTATAAAACCCGGGAGAGTATCCGGGGTAGGTCGTAACGGATCGCCGTCAGCATGGCTGGTGATTGGGTCCGTTCGAGgttcctccaccaaaagGATCTTGACATGCAACCAATTTATCGGCGGGGAGCGGGATATCCGGGAACGGTCGAGTATCGGTCACATGGTGGGTTCGAGCCTTTTGGAGTAGAATGCGGTGTATATGGTATGGAAATGTCGAGTTTGGATATAGGGCGAAGGGTGTAAGAGTTGAGGAATCCGGGGAGTTTTGCAATGGTAGAAAACTGTGAGGTCTGTCTCCATTGGAAATCCCAACCAATAACTTACCGGGGCGTTACACATGGGTAGGTGCGATGGGTAGAAGTTACTATCACGGAAAGCACAGAACCGAGAGTAAAAGTTATGTGATTGTTGCACGTCGCTAATTCTTCTCAAGATATTACAACTCCCtacacagcaacagcattCCAGTTCTGGATATCAAACTCGCACGTCGCCCCCAACGGCTTTCCCCCCTCAGCTGTAGCCACAACCTGCCCATCCCGAGACACAgtaacaacaacatcaccactaTTCCCCCCAAACGGCACACTCCCCCTATAAACACCTGCAGTCCCCGCACCGCTCGCAGGAAAAGTCGTAAAAGTCCCCGTCTGCTCATTCTCCCCAATCTTGACCGTAACCGTAACCCCCTCATCTGAGGTCAGAAGCGCACCATAAAACACAGCATCCTCATTAAAATCCTGCGGCGGCTGCTCCACCTCATTGAAATCCGCATTGTTACCAGTGGTACCGCCATCAGGGCAAGCAAGAGCAGGCGCGGTGCGGTAATAAGCCGCGACcctctcctcaaactccGTCGGCGCAGCTCCTGTCTTGTATTGCTCAATGTAAAAAGGCAAGAACTTGCGCCAGCCATCATGGCTCATATTCTCGACATAGGGGATTGGCGCAGACGTATCGAACAAACCAAGTTCCTTCTCGCGAACAGGGCCAATGTAGTGAGATTCGCCGTAGTCATTCCAGGTGAGAATCTCGACGAAATCAGGGTTGACTTCCATTACCTGAGCCCAACGGGTATCCCAGAGCTCATCGCCACGCCAGAGCCAGTTCTTGGTGAAGTCGgggttgtcgaggttggtgtaAAACCACGGGGAGATAGCCATCATGTATGCTCGGTCTCCAAGAGCGTCTTGGTACTCGAGATCAGatttgatggtgatgttggtgtcaCCATTCGGCCAAGCATCAAAGCTGAACAGCCCgtcagcaacaccatccgccagtccagcagcaacaaccggGCCCTGAGATGACCAATCGGGGACGAAGAACGAGTTAGTCGTTGCCTTGATGTCAGCCCAGTCGCCCGCATTGTCCGGACCTTCAAACGTGGAAACAAACagcttgtcgtcgtcggtttTGAAGTAAGCCGGGCTGGCACCGAACCTGGTGATGTGGTCAATAACATCCTCCTTTGGCCATGCTCCCAGGGCTTTGTAGTCAAAGCTGAAAAAGAGTTTAAAGTTCAGGCTTTCGGCAACCTGAAAAATGGTTTGCAAGGACGCCTCGTTGCCTTCATCGCCTTGGGCAATATTGAGGACAAAGGCAtcaatcttggcctcctGCGCCAGCTTGATGTTGTCTTCCCAGTCGGCATTGTCGAGGGAGCGCACATTGCCTACAATAACGTGGGCAAACACTTCTTTGGCGGCTTGCACTGAGGGCAAGACCACGGACACCGAGATGGCAAGAGCGAAAAGAAATTTCATTATTAAAAGGAATGTTAATTGTCAAAGGAGTGGTGagaacagaaaaagaagtgaCTGAATAACCTGTCGTCAAGACTAGGCCCCTGCTACCAGAACAGGGTGTGGAAAAGGAATGCGGTTGAAGTGGTAAgcggtgtggtgtgtgaaAGAAACATGACACCgatggaaaggagaaggaaagagaTCTTTTAAGTTGACACTCAATCGTCGTCCAGATCCCGGAGTCCGGAATAGGAGGCTCGTAGCCAGTCCTTCCACTCTACAAACACACATTCATagtggtgttgatggcctTGGGGATCGTAGGAACAGAAACACATGAGGCGCGGGTCCGGCGGTCTCAGGGACGGTTGCAGGGCCACATTTTACACGGGCGCATATTCTTCAGATCAGACGACGCGTTTCCCTTTCGTCGGGTTCCTGAAGGATGGCTCGACTCTGGGGCATGACCGTAAGTTCGGCCCACTCTTCGTTGGGAGTTCAGCTTTTAGGTTCACCGCATTATCCCCGCAACATGGGAAAGAAAATAGATCGTGAGCGCAGGTTTAAATGCAGTTGAACAAGGCTGAAAGTCCACATTTTGATTGGATCGCTTTGCGATGTCAAACCTGCCAAAACATAGACAAGCTTTTCTCCCAAGAGATGCTAGCGATGTGCAGCGAGCTAAAGCAAGCCACAAGAGCTTCGGCCAGCGCCCAGACTCTTGGTCTTAAACGCTTCCGAATTTAGAGTTGAGCTTTGTTGATGCAGCGCATAATTATCTAATGGAAGGAGCAAAGCCACAACCAAAAGaaatgaggggttggttatCAGAGAACTTTTGACGGCCGTTGGCGGCGGCTTGTTGGAACCCCAGAGACATATGCTTGCGAGGTCGAAACTCGCGACCCGATCTAACGGATGCTGGGAACTTTTGTCTGAATGATGAGCAAAATAAAAGTGGTGTTTGAAGATATCGTCAGCTGTGATCTTTATCAGCTGCATCAAAACCGGCTGCGAGGCGTACGACTTTCCATATTGGTGGTTTTCGCCTCCTTGGGGTGTATGGTGTCAGACACAGAGCAATGCGGTGTCTGTTGAGCGTAATGCGACACAAATCAGATGCCAAGTGATGTTGGCTTAGGGCACGGTTCGATCCTTGGGACTGATTATCGTATGTGAGCGCAAAGTGTGGCCTAGTGTTGCGGTTGGCCATTACAGCCCGACCTGGGGTTGTGAGATGTGTGAGTGCGGGTCAGGTGGCGCAAACTTGAGATGAAGGATGCCATGGATGTGAGATCAGATATATTGGGGGCTGGAACCCAGACAGTTGATTTGAAGCATGAAATGAACAGTGGATAtttgttacgtcccaagcgtaatacccctatacaggaaccactgggtggtacccgaggtgctgggcacctcagccaatcattgggccagggatggaaagacccacaagcccccgtgcaaccaatcaggagttgctcagtctgatcagtggccaagaccactgagcacactgagcaaggtacaaagatacttcagaaatatatgtagacagcttgacataaataggggggagcgccgggcgctccccgtatcgaggaatctgattcctcatgcaagcaattcaagttcatttgtctacaatctactttcagtagctctttgttagaacaacctgttgttgacagtgaacccgtgtctgagacgcttgccacaaccttcgattatcctgtcatattcacctctggcgtactgccttgcagtctgtatccatttctggtgcaggttgtaacatgtggctgacgtttgacgaagttatgtgcccagaacttgccaacagggggcgcgtcgcgtacgcgtagcagttggttggccatatcatctacactacgcaatcttggtggaaaagctcgcgtacatagctcaataatatatcggacaatagcttcctcttccgactgagtcatctttttcgaattgggtgttatatcgcgtcgtgcaggccggccggcgcgtcggttagagagagtcatagctggtacgttgtagagcttagctgcagctcggaggcttaatttttcattgattcgaagagcctcaagggctaagagtatcctggcttcctttgaagtaggaggcatattgggttgtggaaaaaattgatgttaggtgtaaggaggacgcgtcgtggtggagactgtacgactcgcttatatgtacgactcgcttataatatacgttataaAAAAAGGTAATTTACTAAAAGCCTAAAATATATGCTTACCGTAGTGTAACAGtttgtgacgaacccctatccagacctctgaaagggatactggttaaaggcacttctgaacaatcctggcctggtacagctaaacagtgtacaacaatagcttgtctcaatcacaatagtctaggtaccaacgattgtgacttgtattgcatactgcggaactgtctatatacaccagccagttcctccgtatatatagaccttgggCTCTAAGTACCTCCGTACCTGGATCTTCCTTTCAATCCCCAAATCCCTTGGATCTAGCTCTGAATCCCTAGATCTACTGGTCCTGGCGACCCCGCTTCTTCTGAACCGTGACAGTAGTGGAGCTCACGGAGGaatcaggggttcaggggccATGTATAAAAGTAGCCTACTGCTCGCATTCTATTTTGGACAGGACATTGACTTTTATTCTTCAAAGATTTTGTGCCTTGCACGCGTGCAGGTCAATACTGgccctctgatcaggccAATCCGGTGCTTATTATGTGGCTTGCGAGCCCATAgcgtcttttctttgtcctaCGTGAAGTGTGGCCTGCGAGCGAGTCACTGTCACGAAGGTGTTTCATTTAGAGCCCAGTTGAGGGTATAATTCTGGggctgtggttgttttgtgtgtttttctcaccatttcacTATTAtagaagaaaagaagctcGAAAGAGCGTATAGTGAGGTATTTATATATGAGGAGTAGGTAATTGGCCAAGAGCCCAGAAATCAGCCTTACCGTAGTGCAACCGCCTTGCTCACTCCAATTTGACTGCTCCATGGAGCCTTGCATTCCTCCACAGGATGAGAACGTGTGGGATGCCTTTGGTTCCTGTATTTGTAAAAGACAGGAGTGTCAGGCCAATTGCCAGCGCATGAATGCCAGATGCTAGCTAGCCATACCAGGACAGGCTTTGGTCCATTCCAGGTTGGCAGCATTATTGCTACGTCTGTTTCCTGATTCATTGGTCCGAAACGCTCAACGGAGAGCGCAACAGTGAAAGGATCCCATTGGAAACTTGTTGCTTTGACAAACAGTGCCGAGACGGTAGTGACGCGGCGGAAACTTTATTCTGGCATGAGGTGTTCTGATACTTGTACCAGCAATTCCGCCATTTTCCTCTAACTGCATCGTAGCCAGGGATTGAGTACACCTTACATCTTGGCATCTTCCTCATTCATTTCCAAAGCCAATCAATTTCACCAGCTGCCGATCCATCTTTCAGGATGCATCGCGAAGGCAAACGCGAAGGTCGAACGAAGAGTGCAACCCAGTATCTCGCCGGCAATTTTGCACCTATCCAAAAAAACACTTCCACTCACACCATGTTTCTATGAAGGAGAGATCCCAGCTGACCTGGCAGGTGGGCAGTACGTCCGGAACGGTAGCAACCCGTTATCACCAACGACGAGAATACATGGGTTCATTGGTTCGATGGTGTTGGAATGCTCAGCGGGGTCCTGTTTCGTGAGAAGGGGTCGGAATCCAGCCAGAGTTTGTCAACCAGTACTTGGTGACCGACATTTTCTCCTATGCGAAAGGCTCGGCTCTCTCAAAACCGTTCCTGTTCAGCATCTCGATCCTTATCGATCCTTTGGCTTCCGTTCTGAGTATTGCGTTGCACATATTGAGGACTGTCATCTTGACAATCTTGTCCCAACTTCCCGGATCACCAACTCTCCAGTCAAAAAGACGAGCGCTGCCAACACAGTAGTCCTCTATCATGACGGGCGTGCTCTGGCCACCTGTGAAAGTGGGCCGCCCTTACGCTTTGCGCTACCGAGCTTGCAAACCATCGGCTGGTTCGATGGAAGGAGGGCAGAAGGAGAGCCCGAAAAGTCTGAGCGGGAGGGTTTCGGAGGAAACAAGATGATGACTTTCGTCAAGCAATGCACAACGGCTCATCCTCGAACACATTCTGTGACGGGAGAGCTGATTGCTTTTCATGCCTCTTTTGTAAGGCCATTTGTTCATTACTTCATCATTACAAAAGCCAAGTCAGGTCGTCAGCCTCTTCTCACGGCCCCTGTTCCGGGTATGACGTCTCCAAAGATGATTCACGACTTTGGTGTATCGAGGGGCTATACCGTCATCATTGATATGCCCCTCTGCTTTAATCCTTTGAACCTCCTGAAAGGCTCACCGGTGCTGTCGTTTGAAAGCTCTCGGAAGTCGAAGTTTGGAGTATTTCCGCGATATCAACCTGAAGCAGTCCAATGGTACGAAACCAACCCCTGCTGTGTCTTTCACACTACCAATTGCTGGGAAAGTGAAACCTCTGACACAACCCGGAATGATCAGGGAACGACCAGCAATCTCCTCACCTGCCGTCTGACGTCCGCATCGCCCGTCTTCCACACGGCTAATATCCCAGCGCCAGAAGTcaagcccctccccccgaaATATGCTGAGGAACAACAATGTCGCCTGTATTACTACAGCTTCCCGTTTTCACCAGTCAGCCATGCGCAACCACCCGGAACAAAAAAACCAATGGGCGTTGTCGGCCATCGAGCTCGAGTTCCCGAACGTATCGCCACTATCTGAATGTCGGAAGCACAGTATGTGTATGGTTGTTCCGCGAGGTCAGTGTGTTACTCGGTCGAGCTAGGGAAAGCAGCCAGGATCGAACATCAACGCCATAGCTCTGATACAAAGAGGCCTTGAGACGCAGCCGCAACCGATCAAGGGGTGTGTCGACAAACGGTCTATTCAAGAGATCCTTAAGTCCAGCCGTCCCGACGACCCAATCCAGCTTTTTGCAATGCCGAAGGGGTGGTATGCGCAAGGACCCCGATTCGTTCCGCGCTCAAATCCCATATCAGAAGATGACGGGTTTGTACTCAGCTTCGTGTTTGATGAAAGCCAGCTGGACGAGCGAGGGTTGTGCCGAGACGACGCAATCGGTGAGTTGTGGGTGACAGACGCGAAGGATATGAGAACGCTTTTGGCGCGTATCAAGCTTCCGCAGAGGGTGCCGTATGGGTTTCATGGGTGTTGGTTCAGCAAGGACGAAGTGATGGCACGGCGGCCATACACAACCCGAAAATTGACTGAGGAGGGTGCGGGCAGTTGGCTTTCAGTTGCCATGTCTAAATTGGATCGTATTCGTAACTGTACAACGTCACCAACCAACTGGTCTCGGTGAGAATATAGCGTGAAAATTGCTTCCATAATCAACAATCTGTCATTTGTCATGACTTCATTCTCCAGAACCAACACTGACTTGGACAATGAACTAGTAGCTGTGTCACGGAACCACGGAGCCACGGAACCACGGAGCCACGGAGCCAACCCCAGAGCGCGGATCCAAACAATGCGAGATATAGGCAACGATCCTGCTCCAGGCACCCAATCCCACATCGGTAATACCCAAGGTCTCGTAAAATATAAAGCCGCCTCATTCCGAGACTCGTTTACGGTGAGCTGAGCCGCCTACGAGCCAATCTCATCTCAGCCTCTTTTGACATGTTGGCAGGAAACACGCACCCGTGGCTACTTGCCCTCACGGCGGTAATTCCAACCGTCTATGCTTCTCGACGCGGTTCAACAAGTGAATGTTCCCCCGTCTCCTTCCACATTGTAGCCACCGCCGAAAATGCCATCTTGTCTCCATCTTACGACCCCAGCAATGAAACGTCCATCATTAACTTCATCAACGCAATGGCCAGGGGCGAGGTGAACCCCGTTGTCGGGTCTCAGAACATCAGCGGCTCCTTCGTCATCAACGGCATCTACTGCAAGCCCACCAAAAAGGTCAAGAGAAAACGCAGCGCCCTTCAAATATTGGTTCACGGCATCACCTATAACAGCAGCATGTGGGGTGGGTATCACTTTGGTGACCGCTACAACTGGCACGCCTATGCTAATGGAGAGGGGTATCACACCCTCGCCATTGACAGACTTGGCCACGGCCTCAACTCAAAGGCATTAGACCCGCACAATGTGATTCAACCTATGCTCCAGGTGGAGATTTACAAGGAGCTGATCCAGTCTATCCGTTTCAACACCGCTGCCAACTCCCTTCGGAAGAGGTTTTCCAACATCATCTGGGTGGGTAGCTTCATTCTTTGTCACATCGATGGATCTTTTTGAGCTGACAGATAAAAAGGTCGGCCACTCCTACGGCTCCCAAATCGCCCTCCCACTCGCACGCCTCTGCCCAAATCTCACCTCAGCCCTGATCTTGACAGGCtggtcctccaccaccaacctcagcgAGGTGCAAAAGTTCAATCTCGCCTCTGCTTCTACTCTTTATCCCTCTCGGTTTCCTGGCCTGGATAAAGGCTACCTAGCCATGGCCGACGAGGCCCTACGTGCAAAACTGTTTTACTATGGTGCTTACGACCCAGCAATCCCCGCGTTTGACTTTGCAAACCAGGATATTGTCACGATTGGTGAGTTTGCCGCTAATGCAGGACCGTTTGGGATACCGCCTGCCGCGTACAACAAGCCGGTTATGGTTATTactggtgtggaagatggTGTGTTTTGCGGCCAACCTGGAGTCGCAGCAAGGGAGTGtgaggagttgttggagaagacgaggacaGACATGTTTCCGGGTGTGCCGGGGAGGAAGTATGAGTATTTTGCGCCGAGGAATACGGGGCATGATTTGACGCTTCATTATTCGGCCAAGGAGACTTTTAGGAGGGCTCATGGGTTTTTGGACAAGTACTTTTAGGAGGAGTTCTACATGGCGGGTTGAGACGGCGAGGGAATCGAGGTTTGTGGTTGGTAGATCCCTTGGAAAGCTGTTACACGTAGCTACACCGGAAACAAGTCAATCCCCCTCACATGATAAATGCATAAGCCCCATCCCAACAATCATCCCActtcctttcccctcctccgacccAGAACCGCTCCAGCAATCTCTTCGCCACCAAAGGCGGTGATATCCCCTGGTCACGAGCCATATCAACCAAACACCGCCCAATATACTTCTGCACGCCCGCCCcagccctcgccgcctccacgCCAGCTACGATCAACGGCCaagtcatcctct is drawn from Podospora pseudocomata strain CBS 415.72m chromosome 1 map unlocalized CBS415.72m_1, whole genome shotgun sequence and contains these coding sequences:
- the agn1 gene encoding Glucan endo-1,3-alpha-glucosidase agn1 (EggNog:ENOG503NYQJ; CAZy:GH71; COG:G) yields the protein MKFLFALAISVSVVLPSVQAAKEVFAHVIVGNVRSLDNADWEDNIKLAQEAKIDAFVLNIAQGDEGNEASLQTIFQVAESLNFKLFFSFDYKALGAWPKEDVIDHITRFGASPAYFKTDDDKLFVSTFEGPDNAGDWADIKATTNSFFVPDWSSQGPVVAAGLADGVADGLFSFDAWPNGDTNITIKSDLEYQDALGDRAYMMAISPWFYTNLDNPDFTKNWLWRGDELWDTRWAQVMEVNPDFVEILTWNDYGESHYIGPVREKELGLFDTSAPIPYVENMSHDGWRKFLPFYIEQYKTGAAPTEFEERVAAYYRTAPALACPDGGTTGNNADFNEVEQPPQDFNEDAVFYGALLTSDEGVTVTVKIGENEQTGTFTTFPASGAGTAGVYRGSVPFGGNSGDVVVTVSRDGQVVATAEGGKPLGATCEFDIQNWNAVAV
- the NCED2 gene encoding Nced2p (EggNog:ENOG50KOG1285; COG:Q) gives rise to the protein MARGEVNPVVGSQNISGSFVINGIYCKPTKKVKRKRSALQILVHGITYNSSMWGGYHFGDRYNWHAYANGEGYHTLAIDRLGHGLNSKALDPHNVIQPMLQVEIYKELIQSIRFNTAANSLRKRFSNIIWVGHSYGSQIALPLARLCPNLTSALILTGWSSTTNLSEVQKFNLASASTLYPSRFPGLDKGYLAMADEALRAKLFYYGAYDPAIPAFDFANQDIVTIGEFAANAGPFGIPPAAYNKPVMVITGVEDGVFCGQPGVAARECEELLEKTRTDMFPGVPGRKYEYFAPRNTGHDLTLHYSAKETFRRAHGFLDKYF